Proteins encoded within one genomic window of Halocatena marina:
- a CDS encoding class I SAM-dependent methyltransferase, with protein MSDPYGRAIRDAYHDQREEPLLDRHGNYGTEHTQLESLYLNEFTPTGTDSEWVVSWLDGPLLDMGAGTGRQALYFQDQFETVAIDTSEHLVETMRDRGVTDARRASMFSLRDEFKRERFRSALAIGTQVGLAGSMQGLRQFLGDLAFVTMPEATAVLDSYHPDWLAAVDPPHYRHDPTAGLAYRIQQFEYEGALSEPLLFRLFSPDRLREATVGTGWKVSETRRHPSARDDAVQYRAALEKV; from the coding sequence ATGTCCGACCCATATGGTCGTGCGATTCGAGATGCGTATCACGATCAACGAGAGGAGCCACTGCTCGACCGTCACGGAAACTACGGTACCGAGCACACTCAGTTAGAATCGCTCTACCTCAACGAGTTCACTCCCACTGGAACAGACAGCGAATGGGTCGTGTCGTGGCTCGATGGTCCATTGCTCGATATGGGTGCTGGAACGGGGCGACAGGCCCTCTATTTCCAAGATCAGTTCGAGACAGTCGCCATCGATACGAGCGAGCATCTCGTCGAAACGATGCGTGATCGGGGCGTCACTGACGCGCGTCGTGCAAGCATGTTTTCGCTTAGAGACGAGTTCAAACGTGAGCGCTTTCGATCGGCGCTTGCAATCGGGACACAAGTGGGGCTCGCAGGTTCGATGCAAGGGTTGCGACAGTTCCTCGGTGACCTTGCATTCGTGACGATGCCTGAAGCAACGGCGGTTCTCGATTCGTACCACCCAGACTGGCTCGCAGCCGTCGATCCGCCCCATTACCGCCACGATCCCACAGCGGGGCTTGCCTACCGGATACAGCAGTTCGAGTACGAAGGTGCTCTGAGCGAACCGTTGCTGTTTCGGTTGTTCTCGCCTGATCGGCTTCGAGAAGCGACGGTCGGAACCGGATGGAAGGTGAGCGAAACCAGACGGCATCCGAGTGCGCGTGACGATGCGGTTCAGTATCGAGCGGCGCTCGAAAAAGTATGA
- a CDS encoding DUF4166 domain-containing protein, with the protein MTSLFERAVGSDWTELHPQIRERYGLSADDSVAIGTGRMSQLTHNVLALPVLWLGTTQNVLFPESGTDIPFEIKSEAFIDTDGNEALRLQRRFETDPPRRFDDTMRWNPERECITEFLGRDGRLVADIHLSVADGGLVIEIGEQWIRFGDRFISVPTPLAANAILQDWYDEYAGRFRVAASITNPLAGHVFGYQGVFDNEWRDEPPTDEPVRHSSLPSGRQ; encoded by the coding sequence GTGACATCACTGTTCGAACGGGCAGTCGGAAGCGACTGGACGGAACTACACCCCCAGATCCGCGAGCGGTACGGTCTCAGTGCTGACGACAGCGTGGCCATCGGAACGGGGCGGATGAGCCAACTCACGCACAATGTGCTCGCGCTACCCGTGTTGTGGCTCGGTACGACCCAAAACGTCCTTTTTCCCGAGAGCGGAACCGACATTCCATTCGAAATCAAATCCGAGGCGTTCATCGACACGGACGGAAACGAGGCGCTACGACTTCAGCGGCGCTTCGAGACCGACCCTCCACGCCGGTTCGACGATACGATGCGCTGGAACCCAGAACGAGAGTGCATTACCGAGTTCCTCGGGCGTGACGGACGACTCGTCGCCGACATTCACCTCTCGGTCGCGGACGGCGGACTCGTCATCGAGATCGGTGAGCAGTGGATCCGGTTCGGTGATCGGTTTATCAGCGTACCGACACCGCTTGCAGCCAATGCAATCCTGCAGGACTGGTACGACGAGTATGCGGGCCGATTTCGTGTCGCAGCATCCATCACGAATCCACTGGCCGGTCACGTTTTTGGCTACCAAGGAGTCTTCGACAACGAGTGGCGCGATGAACCCCCTACCGATGAACCAGTTCGCCACAGCAGCCTCCCGAGTGGTCGGCAATGA
- a CDS encoding YndJ family protein — MNASRLGFHPQRVSDGSAVIGGAMWLAIVVGGPFRRLELLLLLAPLVLVPLLLGMIPAEGGRETSSRWYWCAVLGQPIGALLVTASFALDHGVLAGMLIVPWGAVTLSMALWGLERLLPRGPEPLSELSIDAGLLYITVGSCWLLISRLGMNPLGFGDPIVFFTGIHFHYAGFVLPLLAGIAGRALSNGVWRRIYTFSVVTIVFGPGLIAAGITLSPLVEVVAVTALTVGVVAFALVTLLAIVPARTNRFQQAALTVSSLAIAASMVFAFGYGLSEFLGRTLAGLQIGTMVAFHGHLNALGFALCGAVGWRVAVPASYSVCHAPFSSLTADGRVGADYLERNGIVGPLSPSGQMDDLAAYDRPDFDSGAVHPAIRTFYEHTAEYELRYKATWHPGFRTGARLAKRLTMRIEQLDLPVGANSQRTDSQIVDIDDSVDGRTGVRAWIRTDTETGNAVFVAAYATHEHDGETYMNIGLPLPWCNLSALLWMDTIETDVDSAGIRLSSRTRDEQGNKGLYLITPHLPVRLPMCEDFRVWPASVDAPQAPTTLRTDDTALVAQHEMWLFGQQFLTIQYAIEHVGSTNESPESKRRS; from the coding sequence ATGAACGCCTCCCGACTCGGTTTTCATCCACAGAGAGTGAGCGACGGAAGCGCCGTTATCGGAGGGGCAATGTGGCTCGCGATAGTGGTTGGTGGGCCGTTCCGACGGCTCGAACTGCTCCTCTTGCTCGCCCCGTTAGTACTCGTCCCGCTTTTGCTCGGGATGATCCCAGCTGAGGGTGGGCGTGAGACTAGCTCGCGCTGGTACTGGTGTGCCGTTCTTGGTCAACCGATCGGTGCGCTTCTCGTCACCGCCTCGTTTGCGCTCGACCACGGTGTTCTCGCCGGAATGTTGATTGTCCCGTGGGGGGCTGTTACGCTCTCGATGGCGCTCTGGGGACTCGAACGGCTCCTCCCACGCGGGCCCGAACCGCTTTCGGAGCTGAGTATCGACGCTGGTCTGTTGTACATCACTGTCGGTAGCTGCTGGCTGCTAATCAGTCGGTTGGGAATGAATCCGCTGGGATTTGGCGATCCGATCGTCTTTTTTACAGGCATTCACTTTCATTACGCGGGATTCGTCTTGCCGCTTCTGGCCGGTATCGCCGGACGAGCGCTTTCAAACGGCGTCTGGCGTCGTATCTACACGTTCTCGGTCGTGACGATCGTGTTCGGTCCCGGGTTGATCGCTGCTGGAATCACGCTGTCGCCACTGGTCGAAGTCGTGGCTGTGACCGCGCTCACCGTTGGCGTGGTTGCGTTCGCGCTAGTCACACTCCTCGCCATCGTTCCCGCACGCACGAATCGGTTCCAACAGGCAGCACTAACGGTTTCCTCGCTTGCTATCGCGGCATCGATGGTGTTCGCGTTTGGCTACGGACTTTCGGAGTTTCTCGGGCGAACACTCGCTGGATTGCAGATCGGAACGATGGTTGCGTTTCACGGGCACTTGAACGCACTTGGATTCGCGCTGTGCGGCGCGGTCGGCTGGCGCGTCGCTGTGCCGGCATCGTACTCAGTGTGCCACGCTCCATTCAGTTCGCTCACTGCTGACGGTCGCGTCGGAGCGGATTACCTCGAACGGAACGGGATCGTCGGCCCATTGTCGCCGAGCGGTCAGATGGACGATTTGGCCGCGTACGATCGTCCTGATTTTGATTCCGGGGCTGTCCACCCAGCGATCCGAACGTTCTACGAACACACAGCCGAGTACGAGTTGCGCTATAAAGCGACGTGGCACCCTGGCTTTCGGACGGGCGCGCGTCTTGCAAAGCGGTTGACTATGCGAATCGAGCAGCTCGATCTCCCCGTAGGAGCAAATTCCCAGCGGACAGACAGTCAAATCGTCGATATCGACGACTCAGTTGACGGACGAACAGGCGTTCGGGCGTGGATTCGGACAGACACAGAGACGGGAAATGCAGTGTTCGTCGCTGCCTACGCAACGCACGAACACGATGGTGAAACGTACATGAACATCGGACTCCCCTTGCCGTGGTGCAATTTATCGGCTCTCTTGTGGATGGACACAATCGAAACCGACGTCGATAGTGCGGGGATCCGGCTTTCCTCACGAACGCGGGATGAACAGGGCAATAAAGGACTCTATCTCATCACACCACACCTCCCTGTTCGCCTCCCAATGTGTGAGGATTTTCGTGTTTGGCCAGCGTCAGTGGATGCACCACAGGCACCGACAACGCTCCGTACCGACGACACGGCACTCGTTGCACAGCACGAAATGTGGCTGTTCGGACAGCAGTTTCTCACCATACAGTATGCGATCGAACACGTCGGATCTACGAACGAGTCACCCGAGTCGAAAAGACGGTCGTGA
- the mfnA gene encoding tyrosine decarboxylase MfnA produces the protein MQRAEPQDFARVLSSMCTVPHPKARTAAERFLTTNPGDPGTYETVAALEEKAIGMLGAVAGHPSAGGYIASGGTEANIQAVRIARNRARTHRDVTSPNVVVPESAHFSFTKAADVLGIELRRAPLTDYRVDTDAMAALADEETVLMVGVAGTTEYGRVDPIPDIATLAHEYDALCHVDAAWGGFVLPFTGHEWNFAHAPIDTMTIDPHKMGQAVVPAGGLLARTQELLNPLAIDTPYLESTSQVTLTGTRSGAGVASAVGAMDALWPEGYRKAATTGQENAEWFANELSARGYAVVDPVLPLVAADIPHETIRKLRDRDWRISKTSSGELRIVMMPHVTREMLTAFVSDLDRIGQK, from the coding sequence ATGCAGCGGGCCGAACCGCAGGATTTCGCTCGCGTTCTCTCATCGATGTGTACGGTGCCCCACCCAAAGGCCCGCACAGCGGCAGAACGCTTTCTGACGACGAATCCCGGTGATCCTGGTACGTATGAAACTGTCGCGGCGCTCGAAGAGAAAGCCATTGGCATGCTCGGAGCGGTAGCTGGCCATCCGTCTGCTGGGGGCTATATCGCATCTGGCGGCACAGAGGCGAATATTCAGGCGGTCCGTATTGCTCGCAATCGCGCCCGCACTCACAGAGACGTCACGTCACCGAACGTCGTTGTCCCCGAAAGTGCTCACTTCAGCTTCACAAAAGCAGCTGACGTGCTTGGTATCGAGCTCCGACGCGCACCACTCACAGACTACCGCGTCGATACAGACGCGATGGCCGCGCTTGCCGACGAGGAGACGGTGTTGATGGTTGGTGTTGCCGGGACGACCGAATACGGTCGTGTCGATCCCATTCCCGACATCGCTACACTTGCTCACGAGTACGATGCACTCTGTCACGTCGATGCTGCGTGGGGCGGATTCGTGCTCCCGTTCACGGGCCACGAGTGGAACTTCGCGCACGCACCAATCGATACGATGACCATTGACCCCCACAAGATGGGCCAAGCGGTCGTCCCCGCCGGTGGGCTGCTCGCACGCACGCAGGAACTACTCAATCCACTCGCCATCGATACGCCGTATCTCGAATCTACATCACAAGTAACCCTCACAGGAACACGCAGTGGAGCGGGTGTTGCGAGTGCTGTTGGCGCGATGGACGCGCTGTGGCCCGAGGGCTACCGCAAGGCGGCAACAACCGGACAAGAGAACGCAGAGTGGTTCGCAAACGAGCTTTCTGCTCGTGGCTACGCAGTCGTCGATCCTGTTCTCCCGCTCGTAGCGGCCGATATCCCACACGAAACGATCAGAAAGCTGCGCGATCGAGATTGGCGCATCTCGAAAACGAGTTCCGGAGAGCTTCGCATCGTGATGATGCCACACGTCACTCGTGAGATGCTCACGGCGTTCGTCTCCGACCTCGATCGAATTGGGCAAAAATAA
- a CDS encoding ribonuclease R family protein, with product MTDSQNQAAAGTAEGQGPVTIDEDLARHLDNKREELFEKFEIRDAFPPEVIEEAEQRTDGVQEEIQAEIDDRADLRDRTTWTTDPIDAQDFDDAISIERTDEEYILWVHIADVTHYVHPDSNMWAEAIERSNSVYLPAYTIHMLPPMLAETVCSLVPNEDRLAHTVEMHLDPETLTYESIDIYKSVINSDERLTYTQCENRLDDPDAPLHEECSLVYELAEQMHEQRKADGSLVLNPSRDRAHTIIEECMLKANKAVTHELMWSRGVEAMYRVHPQPSPEEWDEALREIQELDGVSIPGGSWDDPRKAVNATLEQAPDRQLRKIQRAVMKVMPRAKYMNDPFGGHHALNFEIYGHFTSPIRRLSDLINHWIVYTNDVPVNLLKLCDRASEKQISAERCEREYKQFLQEVGLDPYAVNNRGLVVVEEEEEDDDGDDEGESGEDTPR from the coding sequence ATGACCGATTCACAAAATCAAGCGGCCGCCGGAACCGCCGAAGGGCAAGGTCCAGTCACGATCGATGAAGACCTTGCACGTCATCTCGACAATAAGCGAGAGGAGCTCTTCGAGAAGTTTGAGATCCGTGATGCGTTTCCGCCTGAAGTGATAGAGGAAGCCGAACAACGGACGGACGGTGTCCAAGAAGAGATTCAAGCCGAAATCGACGACCGCGCTGATCTCCGTGATCGGACAACGTGGACGACCGACCCCATCGACGCACAGGATTTTGACGATGCAATCAGCATCGAACGGACCGACGAAGAGTACATTCTGTGGGTGCACATTGCCGATGTCACACACTATGTCCACCCGGATAGCAATATGTGGGCAGAAGCAATCGAACGCAGCAACTCCGTGTATCTCCCTGCGTACACCATCCACATGCTTCCGCCAATGCTCGCAGAGACGGTTTGCTCTCTCGTTCCCAACGAAGACCGTCTCGCTCACACGGTCGAGATGCATCTGGATCCCGAAACGCTCACCTACGAATCCATCGACATCTATAAATCTGTCATCAACTCGGACGAACGGCTGACGTACACACAGTGCGAAAATCGTCTCGACGATCCCGACGCGCCGTTGCACGAGGAGTGTTCGCTCGTCTATGAACTCGCAGAGCAGATGCACGAACAGCGAAAGGCAGACGGATCGCTCGTGCTGAACCCGAGCCGTGACCGTGCCCACACTATCATCGAGGAGTGTATGCTAAAAGCAAACAAGGCCGTCACGCACGAGCTCATGTGGAGCCGTGGCGTCGAAGCGATGTATCGCGTCCACCCACAACCGTCTCCTGAAGAGTGGGACGAGGCCCTCCGAGAAATTCAAGAACTCGACGGTGTCTCCATCCCCGGTGGATCGTGGGACGACCCACGAAAAGCCGTCAACGCAACGCTCGAACAGGCGCCTGACCGCCAGCTCCGAAAGATCCAGCGCGCGGTGATGAAAGTGATGCCTCGCGCGAAGTATATGAACGACCCGTTCGGCGGCCACCACGCCCTCAACTTCGAGATATACGGTCACTTCACGAGTCCTATCCGGCGACTTTCCGATCTCATCAACCACTGGATCGTCTATACGAACGACGTTCCTGTGAATCTCCTCAAACTGTGTGACCGCGCGTCTGAAAAGCAGATCAGCGCAGAGCGGTGTGAGCGCGAATACAAGCAGTTCCTACAAGAGGTCGGTCTCGATCCGTACGCAGTCAACAATCGTGGACTCGTCGTCGTCGAAGAGGAAGAAGAAGACGACGATGGTGACGATGAGGGTGAGAGCGGGGAAGATACCCCGAGATAG